One segment of Clostridium botulinum DNA contains the following:
- a CDS encoding siderophore ABC transporter substrate-binding protein, translating to MKNISKKTIIIVAAIIVGLFGIVEATKFAGKGSNDNNDKITITHKLGKTEVSKNPERVVVFDYGVLDSLDALGINVVGVPQDGIPSYLGEYSSDQYISVGGIKEPNFEKVHEAKPDLIIISGRQEESYDEFSKIAPTIYLGIENESYIESFTNNMNTLGQIFDKEDEINKTLQGINSKIADLNKKTSESQKNGLIILANDGSFSVYGKESRFGIIHQNFGVAPVDNNVESSTHGQKASFEYLVEKNPDYLFVVDRSAVAGGQVSAQALLDNDLVKSTNAYKNNNIVYLDANVWYIATGGINTTLKMIEEVDNAF from the coding sequence ATGAAAAATATAAGTAAGAAAACAATAATAATAGTGGCAGCAATAATAGTAGGACTTTTTGGAATAGTAGAAGCTACTAAATTTGCAGGAAAAGGTAGTAATGATAATAATGATAAAATAACAATTACACATAAATTAGGGAAAACTGAAGTAAGTAAAAATCCTGAAAGAGTAGTAGTATTTGATTATGGTGTACTAGATTCTTTAGATGCATTAGGAATCAATGTGGTAGGAGTACCTCAAGATGGAATACCTTCTTATTTAGGAGAATATAGTTCTGACCAGTATATAAGTGTTGGCGGAATAAAAGAGCCAAATTTTGAAAAAGTACATGAAGCAAAGCCTGATTTAATTATAATATCAGGTAGACAAGAAGAAAGCTATGATGAGTTTAGTAAGATAGCTCCAACAATATACTTAGGAATAGAAAATGAAAGTTATATTGAGTCATTTACTAATAATATGAATACTTTAGGACAAATATTTGATAAAGAAGACGAAATTAATAAAACACTTCAAGGAATAAATTCTAAAATTGCAGATTTAAATAAAAAGACAAGTGAAAGTCAAAAGAATGGATTAATAATATTAGCTAATGATGGAAGCTTTAGTGTATATGGTAAAGAATCAAGATTTGGAATAATTCATCAGAATTTTGGTGTTGCGCCAGTAGATAATAATGTTGAATCATCTACTCATGGGCAAAAGGCTTCGTTTGAATATCTTGTTGAAAAGAATCCGGATTATCTTTTCGTAGTAGATAGAAGTGCAGTAGCTGGTGGACAAGTATCTGCACAGGCACTTTTAGATAATGACTTAGTAAAAAGTACTAATGCATACAAAAACAATAATATAGTGTATTTAGATGCTAATGTATGGTATATAGCAACTGGTGGAATAAATACAACTTTAAAAATGATAGAAGAAGTTGATAATGCTTTTTAA
- a CDS encoding DEAD/DEAH box helicase produces MNDNKFYSLGLKDTVVKAIDDLGFNTPSQIQEESIPVTLEGFDLIGQAQTGTGKTAAYGCPILSRLNDTNGIKALILAPTRELAVQVNDELKKLSKYEKANVLPVYGGESIDRQIRALRKDNIDIVVGTPGRVLDLINRKILKLNTVDFLVLDEADEMLNMGFIDDIETIISNTPAERQTLLFSATMPAPIAKLAKNYMKADAKHVAIKRSSLTVSKIEQNYFMINNKHRLEALCRLLDLDNPSSAIIFCRTKKGVDELVEELQGKGYVVEGMHGDMSQVHRLTTLKKFKEGSLNLLIATDVAARGIDVDGITHVINYDLPQDVESYVHRIGRTGRANRTGTAYSLVSPKELGMLKQIQRVTKSTITEKSVPTANEIHSRKFTNIMNEIKETIDSGDFSTFVPSAIELNEAYDPISIIASLMKIKFENESSFEYNTDTLDAPSASKNDVRLFFSVGKKDGLTPKILINYIKDQTRVRASAIGKIDLMDNFSFVTIDEDVSSKVLEKCIGGKINKKKVNVEVANKRK; encoded by the coding sequence ATGAACGATAACAAATTTTATTCTTTAGGTCTTAAAGATACAGTTGTGAAAGCAATAGATGATTTAGGATTTAATACCCCTTCTCAAATACAAGAAGAAAGTATACCTGTAACACTAGAAGGTTTTGACTTAATTGGTCAAGCACAAACTGGTACAGGAAAAACTGCAGCGTATGGTTGTCCTATACTTAGCAGATTAAATGACACGAACGGAATTAAAGCACTTATTTTAGCTCCTACAAGAGAGCTTGCTGTACAAGTAAATGATGAGCTTAAGAAGCTTTCAAAATATGAAAAAGCAAATGTGTTACCTGTTTATGGTGGAGAATCTATAGATAGACAAATCAGAGCTTTAAGAAAAGATAACATTGATATTGTTGTTGGAACTCCAGGTAGAGTGTTAGACCTTATAAACAGAAAGATACTTAAATTAAATACAGTAGATTTCTTAGTATTAGATGAAGCAGACGAAATGCTTAACATGGGATTCATCGATGATATTGAAACTATAATAAGTAATACTCCTGCTGAAAGACAAACTTTATTATTCTCAGCTACAATGCCTGCTCCAATCGCAAAATTAGCTAAGAATTACATGAAAGCAGATGCTAAACATGTAGCAATAAAGAGAAGTTCACTTACAGTATCTAAAATAGAACAAAACTATTTTATGATTAACAACAAACATAGACTTGAAGCACTTTGTAGATTATTAGATTTAGATAATCCATCTTCTGCTATCATATTCTGTAGAACTAAAAAAGGCGTTGACGAATTAGTTGAAGAACTTCAAGGTAAAGGATATGTAGTTGAGGGTATGCACGGAGATATGTCTCAAGTACATAGATTAACTACTTTAAAGAAATTTAAAGAAGGTTCATTAAACTTACTTATCGCAACTGACGTAGCTGCTAGAGGTATTGACGTTGATGGTATTACACATGTAATAAACTATGATTTACCACAAGATGTAGAATCATATGTTCATAGAATCGGAAGAACTGGTAGAGCAAATAGAACTGGTACTGCTTATTCTTTAGTATCTCCAAAAGAATTAGGTATGCTTAAACAAATTCAAAGAGTAACTAAGAGTACAATAACAGAAAAATCAGTTCCAACAGCTAATGAAATACATAGTAGAAAATTTACTAATATAATGAACGAAATTAAAGAAACTATTGATAGTGGTGATTTTAGCACATTTGTTCCAAGTGCTATTGAATTAAATGAAGCTTATGATCCAATTTCTATAATAGCATCTTTAATGAAGATAAAATTCGAAAATGAAAGCAGTTTTGAATATAATACAGATACATTAGATGCACCTAGTGCTTCAAAAAATGATGTACGTTTATTCTTCTCTGTTGGAAAAAAAGATGGCTTAACTCCAAAGATCTTAATAAACTATATAAAAGATCAAACTAGAGTAAGAGCTTCTGCTATTGGTAAAATAGATCTTATGGATAATTTCTCTTTTGTAACTATTGATGAAGATGTTTCTTCTAAAGTATTAGAGAAATGTATCGGCGGTAAAATAAACAAAAAGAAAGTTAATGTTGAAGTAGCTAATAAAAGAAAATAG
- a CDS encoding Hsp20/alpha crystallin family protein yields the protein MFKMFPFKFWGTVNIGNLGNIIGSFLEDIDLSGLIDEFEQEYDEEKFNESQEPEDSKGKDVAEFIQLEEYEDMYILTIELNGVDLRQTSIQYNPGKLSINLNKMEKVSQHIGMFSSDYMVKKNYKKEFDKIESIDESKIMKILENGVLKISMPKKYALNDDSKIVDVKNYIEN from the coding sequence ATGTTTAAGATGTTTCCATTTAAATTTTGGGGAACTGTAAATATAGGAAATTTGGGAAATATAATAGGATCTTTTTTAGAAGATATAGATTTATCCGGTTTAATAGATGAATTTGAACAAGAATATGATGAAGAAAAATTTAATGAATCACAGGAACCTGAAGACTCAAAAGGTAAAGATGTAGCTGAATTTATACAATTAGAAGAGTATGAGGACATGTATATATTAACTATCGAATTGAATGGAGTAGATTTAAGACAAACTAGTATACAATATAATCCAGGAAAATTGTCAATAAATTTAAATAAGATGGAAAAAGTATCTCAACATATAGGGATGTTCTCATCGGATTATATGGTAAAAAAGAATTACAAAAAAGAATTTGATAAAATTGAATCTATAGACGAAAGTAAAATAATGAAGATATTAGAAAATGGAGTACTTAAAATATCTATGCCTAAAAAATATGCACTAAATGACGATTCTAAAATAGTAGATGTTAAAAATTATATAGAAAATTAA
- a CDS encoding iron chelate uptake ABC transporter family permease subunit: protein MRHNKKLLILSFLAIILCVLFVVIGLNSNNLSYALSRRIPKVIAIVLTGASIAFSSVIFQTISQNHILTPSVIGLDSLYMLIQTIIVLLFGSSNLFLTDKKLNFFLSLITMLCFTGILYKFLFKKGSKNIFFLLLVGLVFGTLFESLTSFMQVVIDPNEFQTLQNKMFASFNNVNTNVLFISLIIVILVFVYVYEHLDTLDVMLLGRENSINLGVDYDNIVKKMLICVAILVSVATALVGPITFLGLLVVNIARQMLTTYKHKYLFNASILISIIALIGGQLIVERYMNFGTTVSVIINFVGGIYFIYLLLKERSL, encoded by the coding sequence ATGAGGCATAATAAGAAATTATTAATACTTAGTTTTTTAGCAATAATACTTTGTGTATTGTTTGTAGTAATAGGATTAAATTCAAATAATCTTTCATATGCACTATCAAGAAGAATTCCTAAAGTTATAGCAATAGTTTTAACAGGAGCATCTATAGCATTTTCTTCAGTGATATTTCAAACTATAAGTCAGAATCATATATTAACACCAAGTGTTATTGGACTTGATTCATTGTATATGTTAATTCAAACAATAATAGTACTTTTATTTGGATCTAGCAATTTATTTTTGACTGATAAAAAATTGAATTTCTTTTTATCACTTATAACAATGCTTTGCTTTACAGGAATTTTGTATAAATTTTTATTTAAGAAGGGTAGTAAAAATATATTCTTTTTATTACTTGTAGGACTTGTATTTGGAACATTATTTGAGAGTTTAACATCTTTTATGCAGGTAGTCATTGATCCTAATGAATTTCAAACTTTACAAAATAAGATGTTTGCAAGTTTTAATAATGTAAATACAAATGTACTGTTTATATCTCTTATAATAGTAATTCTTGTATTTGTATATGTGTATGAACATTTAGACACTTTAGATGTAATGCTATTAGGAAGAGAGAATTCTATTAATTTAGGAGTAGATTATGATAATATTGTAAAAAAAATGCTTATTTGTGTAGCAATACTTGTGTCAGTAGCTACGGCATTAGTTGGGCCAATAACATTTTTAGGACTTTTAGTAGTAAATATAGCAAGACAGATGTTGACTACTTATAAGCATAAATACTTATTCAATGCATCAATTCTTATAAGCATAATTGCTTTAATTGGAGGACAGTTAATAGTTGAGAGATATATGAATTTTGGAACAACAGTAAGTGTAATTATAAATTTTGTTGGAGGAATTTATTTCATATACCTTTTATTAAAGGAGAGAAGTTTATGA
- a CDS encoding DUF1540 domain-containing protein codes for MDKNPSIKCSVMSCKYNNSAQSYCTLNQINIGTHEAHPKQVECTDCESFQLK; via the coding sequence ATGGATAAGAATCCAAGCATAAAATGCTCAGTTATGTCATGCAAATACAATAATTCAGCGCAAAGTTATTGTACATTAAATCAAATTAATATAGGTACACATGAAGCTCATCCAAAACAAGTAGAATGCACAGATTGTGAATCTTTTCAATTAAAATAA
- a CDS encoding ABC transporter permease, with translation MKKIYLLILLVILSIASLFIGVSDISLSDIISLDSEKINLILIGRLPRLISIIFAGVGMSISGLIMQQISRNKFVSPTTAGTIDFAKLGILVCMIVFPQATMMNKMLLSFTFAILGTLLFMQIQKKIKIKNIVFIPLIGMMLGKIVGSITMFFSYKYDLIQNINSWMEGDFSLIMKGKYELLYISIPLVIIAAIYANKFTIAGMGEDFCTNLGIKYNRVVNLGLVIVALISSVVVITIGAIPFLGIIVPNIVTMYYGDNLKNVLGLTALIGPIFLLICDILGRLIIYPYEISISLTVGVIGSVAFLYLIFRRSGHEA, from the coding sequence ATGAAAAAAATATACTTGTTAATATTGCTGGTAATATTGTCAATAGCTTCATTATTTATTGGAGTAAGTGATATATCATTATCAGATATTATTAGTCTAGATAGTGAAAAAATAAACCTTATATTAATTGGTAGATTGCCAAGGCTTATAAGTATAATCTTTGCTGGAGTTGGGATGAGTATAAGCGGACTTATAATGCAACAGATAAGTAGAAATAAATTTGTTTCACCTACAACTGCTGGAACAATAGATTTTGCTAAATTAGGAATATTAGTATGCATGATTGTATTTCCACAGGCAACTATGATGAATAAAATGCTTTTATCATTTACATTTGCAATACTTGGAACACTGTTATTTATGCAAATACAAAAGAAAATAAAGATTAAAAATATAGTTTTTATACCTCTTATAGGTATGATGCTTGGAAAAATAGTTGGTTCAATAACTATGTTTTTCTCTTATAAGTATGATCTTATCCAAAATATAAATTCATGGATGGAAGGCGATTTCTCATTAATTATGAAAGGGAAATATGAACTATTATATATAAGTATACCTCTTGTAATAATAGCAGCTATATATGCTAATAAGTTTACTATTGCTGGAATGGGAGAGGACTTTTGTACAAATCTAGGAATAAAGTATAATCGTGTTGTTAATTTAGGATTAGTAATAGTAGCATTAATTTCATCAGTTGTAGTTATAACAATAGGGGCAATACCATTCTTAGGTATTATAGTGCCTAATATAGTTACTATGTATTATGGAGATAATTTAAAGAATGTATTAGGACTTACAGCCTTAATAGGACCTATATTTTTATTAATATGTGATATTTTAGGAAGACTTATTATTTATCCATATGAAATATCAATAAGCTTAACAGTAGGGGTAATAGGTAGCGTAGCATTCCTTTACTTAATATTTAGGAGGTCTGGTCATGAGGCATAA
- a CDS encoding iron ABC transporter ATP-binding protein has protein sequence MITVKNITKKYGEKKVVDNVSLDLHENKIISFIGPNGAGKSTLLSMISRLAKKDSGEVVIDTKELSTWQDKDLSRTISILKQNNNINIRITVRELVTFGRFPYCGGNLTSEDKVFVDEAINYMELTDLQDRYLDELSGGQRQRAYIAMVIAQDTKYILLDEPLNNLDMKHSVEIMKILKRLVNEKSKTVIIVIHDINFASCYSDYIVALKDGKVANQGKTSEIIKKDVLESIYEMNFNVTNIDNRPICVYF, from the coding sequence ATGATAACAGTAAAAAATATAACTAAAAAATATGGTGAAAAAAAAGTAGTAGATAATGTTTCTTTAGATTTGCATGAAAATAAGATAATATCATTTATTGGGCCAAATGGAGCAGGTAAGAGTACATTATTATCAATGATAAGTAGACTTGCTAAAAAAGACAGTGGTGAGGTCGTAATTGATACTAAGGAGCTATCTACATGGCAAGATAAAGATTTATCAAGAACAATATCTATATTGAAACAAAATAATAATATAAACATAAGAATTACGGTTAGAGAGCTTGTTACTTTTGGAAGATTTCCTTATTGTGGTGGAAATTTAACTAGCGAAGATAAGGTTTTTGTTGATGAAGCTATTAATTATATGGAACTTACTGATTTGCAAGATAGATATTTAGATGAATTAAGTGGAGGACAAAGGCAAAGAGCTTATATAGCAATGGTTATAGCTCAAGATACTAAATACATACTTTTAGATGAACCACTTAATAATTTAGATATGAAACATTCAGTTGAGATTATGAAAATTTTAAAGAGATTAGTAAATGAAAAGAGTAAGACTGTGATAATAGTTATTCATGATATAAATTTTGCATCATGTTACTCTGACTATATAGTGGCTTTAAAAGATGGAAAGGTAGCTAATCAAGGAAAAACAAGTGAAATAATAAAGAAGGATGTTTTAGAAAGCATATATGAAATGAATTTTAATGTTACAAATATAGATAATAGACCAATATGTGTTTATTTTTAA
- a CDS encoding helix-turn-helix domain-containing protein, giving the protein METKEKNLLFIIENFYLCTSMPIRVVDSIGKTLLSKGNVEDSNEDFIYKHLLNLIYEKQNLKTNFQIVEYLDLNFAICPYLFNHHKFFFILGPFNKERIENSKFIYRPLHCIPPLVQLLYNFDNNKISGKYNNTPLYKHEYIIRKIYSFHIKRALEYIHENYKKNITLDKIVSHVNINKSYFCSLFKKEIGKTCTQYINSLRIKESEELLLNTEMSLLDISLAVGFNNQNYYNNLFKKEHCISPLKFKNKHFS; this is encoded by the coding sequence TTGGAAACTAAAGAAAAAAACTTGTTGTTTATTATTGAAAACTTTTATTTATGTACATCAATGCCTATAAGAGTTGTAGATTCTATTGGAAAAACTCTTTTATCAAAAGGTAATGTTGAAGATTCTAATGAAGATTTTATATATAAACATTTATTAAATTTAATATATGAAAAACAAAATCTAAAGACCAATTTTCAGATAGTAGAATATCTTGATTTAAATTTTGCTATTTGTCCCTATTTATTTAATCATCATAAGTTCTTTTTTATTTTAGGACCTTTTAATAAAGAAAGAATTGAGAATTCAAAGTTTATTTATAGACCATTACACTGTATACCTCCTCTTGTACAGTTACTATATAATTTTGATAATAATAAAATATCAGGTAAATATAATAATACGCCTCTCTATAAACATGAATATATAATACGTAAAATATACAGTTTTCATATAAAAAGAGCCTTAGAATATATACATGAAAACTATAAAAAAAATATTACTTTAGATAAAATAGTATCTCATGTAAATATAAATAAAAGCTATTTTTGTAGTTTATTTAAAAAAGAAATTGGTAAAACTTGTACACAATACATAAATTCTTTAAGAATAAAAGAAAGTGAGGAGCTATTGCTTAATACAGAAATGTCATTGCTAGATATATCGCTAGCCGTAGGTTTTAATAATCAAAACTACTATAATAATTTATTTAAAAAAGAACATTGCATTTCTCCTCTTAAATTTAAGAATAAACATTTTAGTTAA
- a CDS encoding PRK06851 family protein, producing MSGKILNYFASANTSKGFCNLFSSNLDNLDKIYILKGGPGCGKSTLIKSIGNEWCNKGYDIEFLHCSSDNNSLDGVIIPKIKVAIVDGTAPHVIEPTAPGAIEEYVNLGVAWDTNKLKEHTKDILKIKKHISSCYTNAYKLFERALVIHDDWEKIYIENMDFKKANELTIEVIDKLVGNNNFNKAAVIKDRFLGGSTPKGAVNFVDNLTENVSNRYFIKGRPGSGKSTLLKKLVKECKTRGIDAEVYHCGFDPDSLDMVIMRDLDICIFDSTAPHEYFPVKENDYVIDMYSELITSGTDEKYAANISVIQNKYKETISKATLYLAKAKSYHDDLEKIYISAIDFSKIDDIKQNLVDLIKTFE from the coding sequence TTGTCTGGTAAAATTTTAAATTATTTCGCTTCTGCTAATACTTCAAAAGGATTTTGTAACTTATTTTCATCTAATTTAGATAATTTGGATAAAATATATATTTTAAAAGGTGGGCCTGGATGCGGAAAATCTACACTCATAAAATCTATAGGAAATGAATGGTGCAATAAAGGTTATGATATAGAATTCCTACATTGTTCTTCTGATAATAATTCTCTTGATGGTGTAATAATTCCGAAGATTAAAGTAGCAATAGTTGATGGAACAGCGCCCCATGTTATAGAACCTACTGCACCCGGTGCTATTGAAGAGTATGTTAACTTAGGAGTTGCTTGGGATACTAATAAATTAAAAGAACATACAAAAGATATATTAAAAATTAAAAAGCATATTTCATCTTGTTATACTAATGCTTATAAATTATTTGAAAGAGCTCTTGTTATACATGATGATTGGGAGAAAATATATATTGAAAATATGGATTTTAAAAAAGCAAACGAATTAACAATCGAGGTTATAGATAAGCTTGTAGGAAATAATAATTTTAATAAAGCTGCTGTAATAAAAGATAGATTTTTAGGTGGCTCTACACCTAAAGGAGCTGTTAATTTTGTTGATAACTTAACAGAGAACGTTTCTAATAGATATTTTATAAAGGGAAGACCTGGTTCTGGTAAATCTACTTTATTAAAAAAATTAGTAAAAGAATGTAAAACCAGAGGCATTGATGCTGAAGTATATCATTGTGGATTCGATCCAGATAGTCTTGATATGGTGATAATGAGAGATTTAGATATATGCATATTTGATTCAACTGCTCCACATGAATATTTTCCTGTTAAAGAAAATGATTATGTGATAGATATGTATTCTGAATTAATAACTTCAGGTACTGACGAAAAATATGCTGCTAATATCTCAGTTATTCAAAATAAATATAAAGAAACAATTTCAAAAGCTACTTTATATCTTGCGAAAGCTAAATCTTATCATGACGATTTAGAAAAAATATATATTAGTGCAATAGATTTTAGTAAAATCGATGATATAAAGCAGAATTTAGTTGATTTAATAAAAACTTTTGAATAA
- a CDS encoding HDIG domain-containing metalloprotein → MEEKKIFLEIENHLLNDEKPSLFLNEALHKGYFDKYPLSMIKDLREVPQNPKYHPEGNVFIHTMMVVDEGAKRREISNDKRIFMWTLLLHDIGKKPTTKMRKGRLTSYDHDKVGAKMAEEFLNYFNENDEFIDYVRKLIRWHMQSLFVVKNTRFQDIEGILRDVNGEDIVLVSLCDRLGRGGLDDSLIEQTKNDIEDFKKVLNSKK, encoded by the coding sequence ATGGAAGAGAAAAAAATATTTTTAGAGATAGAGAATCATTTACTTAATGATGAAAAACCATCTTTATTTTTAAACGAAGCATTACATAAAGGTTATTTTGATAAATATCCATTGTCAATGATAAAAGACTTGAGAGAAGTACCTCAAAATCCTAAGTATCATCCTGAAGGTAATGTATTTATACATACAATGATGGTAGTTGATGAAGGTGCTAAAAGACGTGAAATAAGTAATGATAAGAGAATATTTATGTGGACATTATTATTGCATGATATAGGAAAAAAGCCTACAACTAAAATGAGAAAAGGGAGATTGACTTCATATGATCATGATAAAGTAGGAGCGAAGATGGCAGAAGAATTCTTAAATTATTTTAATGAAAATGATGAGTTCATAGATTATGTGAGAAAATTAATAAGATGGCATATGCAGAGTTTATTTGTTGTTAAAAATACAAGGTTTCAAGATATTGAAGGAATACTAAGAGATGTTAATGGAGAGGATATAGTATTAGTATCATTATGTGATAGATTGGGTAGAGGTGGATTAGATGACTCATTAATAGAGCAAACAAAAAATGATATAGAAGATTTTAAAAAGGTATTGAATAGCAAGAAATAG
- a CDS encoding phosphotransferase family protein, whose product MEYNWERSIPFLHIDLDIAKELFKKTLLNEEVNTIVPINEGCRSSNYILETNNKNKYILKIFPECDCYYERENNLLNLLKNHILVQKVYLISSSSIIKNKTFGIYEYIDGVNLGKAIRGKFKINGSLIKELAITLAEIHKFKYKECGKLDKNLKIIHKLSPLYKLYEENMGINFRNRLGNDVVKKINYIINDNKEILLNLDKNISLIHGDFQGTNIIVKDNKISAIIDWEFSMAGNPLIDIGQLFRYENCFSDNLIKIFEKQYNKCSDSKLINEWYKISKLIDLISLIKLINTKEEMPTKHKEIKKLIINTLELF is encoded by the coding sequence ATGGAATATAACTGGGAGAGGTCTATACCTTTTTTACATATAGATTTAGATATAGCAAAGGAGCTTTTTAAGAAAACTTTATTAAATGAAGAGGTAAATACTATAGTACCCATTAACGAAGGGTGTAGAAGCAGTAATTATATATTAGAGACTAATAATAAGAATAAATATATACTAAAAATATTTCCTGAATGTGATTGTTATTATGAAAGGGAAAATAATTTATTAAATCTACTTAAAAATCATATTTTAGTACAAAAAGTTTATTTAATATCTAGTAGTAGTATTATAAAAAATAAAACCTTTGGGATATATGAATATATAGATGGTGTTAATTTAGGTAAAGCAATTAGAGGAAAATTTAAAATTAATGGAAGTTTAATAAAAGAATTAGCTATAACATTAGCAGAAATACATAAATTTAAGTATAAAGAATGTGGAAAACTAGATAAAAACTTAAAAATAATCCACAAATTATCCCCACTATATAAATTATATGAAGAGAATATGGGGATTAATTTTAGAAACAGGTTAGGAAATGATGTAGTTAAAAAAATAAATTATATAATAAACGATAATAAAGAAATATTATTGAATTTAGATAAAAATATATCTTTAATTCATGGTGATTTTCAAGGAACTAATATAATTGTGAAAGATAATAAGATATCAGCAATAATAGATTGGGAATTTTCTATGGCAGGAAATCCATTAATTGATATAGGCCAATTATTTAGATATGAGAATTGTTTTTCTGATAATTTAATTAAAATATTTGAGAAACAATACAATAAATGTTCAGATAGTAAATTAATTAATGAATGGTATAAAATATCAAAGCTTATTGATTTAATTAGCTTAATTAAATTAATTAATACAAAAGAGGAGATGCCTACTAAGCATAAAGAGATAAAAAAACTTATAATAAATACATTAGAACTGTTTTAA